A genome region from Triticum aestivum cultivar Chinese Spring chromosome 2B, IWGSC CS RefSeq v2.1, whole genome shotgun sequence includes the following:
- the LOC123043529 gene encoding transmembrane protein 234 homolog: protein MAAVGGDAASMVAVGLVWGATNALMRRGALVWDRRSRCLPAGTGAVRRWADLLLTWQYSAPFLANLSASAAFFRLLGDAPISVAVPVTNATTFAATAVAAALLGEATRAAPAALGTALILLGVWVHT from the exons ATGGCGGCGGTTGGCGGCGACGCGGCGAGCATGGTGGCGGTGGGCCTGGTGTGGGGCGCCACCAACGCGCTGATGCGGCGGGGCGCGCTCGTCTGGGACCGCCGCTCCCGCTGCCTCCCCGCCGGCACCGGCGCCGTCCGGCGGTGGGCCGACCTGCTCCTCACGTGGCAGTACTCGGCGCCGTTCCTCGCCAACCTCTCCGCCTCCGCGGCCTTCTTCCGGCTCCTCGGCGACGCGCCCATCTCCGTTGCCGTGCCCGTCACCAACGCCACCACcttcgccgccaccgccgtcgccgccgcgctccTCGGGGAGGCCACCCGCGCCGCACCGGCCGCGCTCGGCACCGCGCTCATCCTCCTCGGCGTCTGG GTCCATACTTGA